A single Vicugna pacos chromosome 15, VicPac4, whole genome shotgun sequence DNA region contains:
- the MXD1 gene encoding max dimerization protein 1 isoform X2: protein MAAAVRMNIQMLLEAADYLERREREAEHGYASMLPYNNKDRDALKRRSKSKKNNSSSRSTHNEMEKNRRAHLRLCLEKLKGLVPLGPESNRHTTLSLLTKAKLHIKKLEDCDRKAIHQIDQLQREQRHLKRQLEKLGTERMRMDSTGSAVSSERSDSDREIDVDVESTDCLTGDLDWGSSSVSDSDERGSTQSLGSDEGYSSSGIKRIKLQDSHKPRVGL from the exons ATGGCGGCGGCGGTTCGGATGAACATCCAGATGCTTCTGGAGGCGGCCGACTACCTGGAGCGGCGGGAGAGAG AAGCTGAGCATGGTTATGCCTCCATGTTACCATACAATAACAAGGACAGAGATGCCTTAAAACGGAGGAGCAAATCCAAGAAGAATAACAGCAGTAGCAG ATCGACTCACAATGAAATGGAGAAGAATAG ACGGGCCCACCTTCGCTTGTGCCTGGAGAAGTTGAAGGGGCTGGTGCCACTCGGTCCGGAATCAAACAGACACACTACGTTGAGCTTATTAACAAAAGCCAAATTGCACATAAAG AAACTTGAAGATTGTGACAGAAAAGCCATTCACCAAATAGACCAGCTGCAGCGAGAGCAGCGGCACCTGAAGAGGCAGCTGGAGAAACTGGGTACCGAGAGGATGCGGATGGACAGCACCGGCTCCGCCGTGTCCTCCGAGCGCTCGGACTCCGACAGGG AGATCGACGTGGACGTGGAAAGCACGGACTGTCTCACGGGCGACCTGGACTGGGGCAGCAGCAGCGTGAGCGACTCGGACGAGCGGGGCAGCACGCAGAGCCTGGGCAGCGACGAGGGCTACTCCAGCTCCGGCATCAAGAGAATAAAGCTCCAGGACAGTCACAAGCCACGTGTCGggctctga
- the MXD1 gene encoding max dimerization protein 1 isoform X1, which produces MAAAVRMNIQMLLEAADYLERREREAEHGYASMLPYNNKDRDALKRRSKSKKNNSSSRSTHNEMEKNRRAHLRLCLEKLKGLVPLGPESNRHTTLSLLTKAKLHIKKLEDCDRKAIHQIDQLQREQRHLKRQLEKLGTERMRMDSTGSAVSSERSDSDREEIDVDVESTDCLTGDLDWGSSSVSDSDERGSTQSLGSDEGYSSSGIKRIKLQDSHKPRVGL; this is translated from the exons ATGGCGGCGGCGGTTCGGATGAACATCCAGATGCTTCTGGAGGCGGCCGACTACCTGGAGCGGCGGGAGAGAG AAGCTGAGCATGGTTATGCCTCCATGTTACCATACAATAACAAGGACAGAGATGCCTTAAAACGGAGGAGCAAATCCAAGAAGAATAACAGCAGTAGCAG ATCGACTCACAATGAAATGGAGAAGAATAG ACGGGCCCACCTTCGCTTGTGCCTGGAGAAGTTGAAGGGGCTGGTGCCACTCGGTCCGGAATCAAACAGACACACTACGTTGAGCTTATTAACAAAAGCCAAATTGCACATAAAG AAACTTGAAGATTGTGACAGAAAAGCCATTCACCAAATAGACCAGCTGCAGCGAGAGCAGCGGCACCTGAAGAGGCAGCTGGAGAAACTGGGTACCGAGAGGATGCGGATGGACAGCACCGGCTCCGCCGTGTCCTCCGAGCGCTCGGACTCCGACAGGG AAGAGATCGACGTGGACGTGGAAAGCACGGACTGTCTCACGGGCGACCTGGACTGGGGCAGCAGCAGCGTGAGCGACTCGGACGAGCGGGGCAGCACGCAGAGCCTGGGCAGCGACGAGGGCTACTCCAGCTCCGGCATCAAGAGAATAAAGCTCCAGGACAGTCACAAGCCACGTGTCGggctctga